In Mastomys coucha isolate ucsf_1 unplaced genomic scaffold, UCSF_Mcou_1 pScaffold9, whole genome shotgun sequence, the genomic window CAGGGCAGTCTGCCACTGTTACTGTCTTTATCATTACTGGCAGCTGGGGTGGGGCGTTCCCCACTTGCCCTAAGAAAGCGGCAAAGAACTGGAGTTTTTGGTATTTGTATTAAAGAGCCAAGGGTCCTGTTTAGGCTCCCCCCGCCAATGAGAGACAAGGTGCACCCCCCTGTGCCAGGCTCCCTATTAGGTGGCAGCACACAGACTAAGGCAGAGGCTACTCTCATCCTCAGAGTCCAGTCAGGGAGACAGCACAAACGGACTTAACGTAGTGGAGGCTGCAAGCTAACAGGAATTCTGGGAATTGAGCTGGCTCTGTTCTTAGCTACACATTGCAGCCAGGCGCTAGAGAGCTAACCCATGGCATTTCCCCCTCTCTTTGGCATTCCTCCCTGGTGGGCAGGACCCACTGTGGGAACGTACTGCAGCCTTACCTGAAGGACAACAGTGGAAGCCACGGCTCCCCAACCAGTGGCATGCTGCATGGCGTCTTCTTCAGCTGCAACACGGAGTTCAACACAGGCCAGCCCCCCCAGGACTCCCCTTATGGCCGCTGGCGCTTCCAGATCCCGGCCCAGCGCCTCTTCAACCCCAGCACCAACCTCTACTTTGCGGACTTCTACTGTATGTACACAGCCTACCACTATGCCATCCTGGTGCTGGCACCCAAAGGCTCCCTGGGGGACCGCTTCTGTCGTGACCGTCTGCCCCTCCTGGACATTGCCTGCAACAAGTTCCTGACCTGCAGTGTGGAGGATGGAGAGCTGATCTTCCGTCATGCTCAGGACCTCATCCTGGAGATTATCTACACCGAGCCTGTCGACCTGTCCCTGGGCACCCTGGGAGAAATCAGTGGGCACCAGCTCATGAGCCTGTccactgctgatgccaagaaagaTCCCAGCTGCAAGACCTGCAACATCAGTGTGGGCCGCTAGGGACTCCTGGGGagctggagggctggggagagatgACAGGAGGGTGGGGCATGATGTATGGCTTAGGTTTGGGGAGCTagctttctctcccctctccctgctccctccactGGGtccacctcccccttccccctatGTTGGAGACAACGGAAGGTCTTAGTTAGTGGGGCCCATTCCGGGCCTGATGGACTTGGAGAAAGGGGGTTCTCAGCAGGTGATAacctccttttctgtttccctcttctgTTTTTTGACCTCAAGCAGGCCTCCCTGAGTCCTCAGGCATCTCCCAGAgtcctccctgcctcctgggcCAATGCCCATGCGTAGCCTGGCCTCCATGTAGATGCAGAAAGCTGTGGGGTACCTCCTTCCTAGCCCCACCCACCCCTCTCAGGGCCACCCCAGACAGCCCCCTCTTACTCAGCTGGGCCTGAGGGCTTTGACTCCTCCAGGCCAGGCCCCTCCCTCTATAAATAACCTCCTGCACTGCTGTCTTGCCCTGGCTGCTCCGTATCCCCCAGAGCCCACTTCCCGCATGGGAGAACCGTCCATCCCTTCTGTCACTGCCGCTGACCCACTTGAGATGCCCTCCTACTCTCTGGAAAAGTACCCTCTCTCGTTTTCTAGTTTGGAGGGCTCGCTCTGGTCTCTTgagattttcctttcttctattgGGAATGATCTATTCCTCAGCAAATCTCCCTTGCTCAGAGAGCACCGGGGTCCGCAAAAACAGCTGCTGGGGtcgaggagggggaaggagaccCCTGAGACCTGTTCCTCAGCCAGAAGTGGGCCATCTTATGTCTCGATGGGCCTGACAGAGCGAGAGAACTGAGTGTGACCCACAGCACCCTGGCACCCTGCCCAGCTGTGCACTTTGCTCGCTCACTCGCCCGCTCTGCCTGAGAGTCATGACTGTTCTGTGCCATGTGAGCCAGATCTTGGACTCTCCATCACACCACCCCTTGCTCTCTGGGCTGATCCCCTGGGGGAGTTCCTGATGAATTCCCCCATAGCTCCCTGTGTTTTCATCTTGTTCTTACTGTCGTCTGGATCAGGAGGGCGGGGAGGGTGGACTCCCTGAGACAGGACAAGCAGGTGGAGACAGAGTAGAGGGAGGGATTGTCATAGTAACATTTTCAGAGGTGACTGAGATGATACACGGGCAGCTGGGACTTCTGTAAAGGACAGAAGAGCTGGCAGACCCACAGGGCTATACCTCTGAGGGACCAGTGAATGACTGGCTACCAGAGACAGGGCTGGTAGACAGTCACGTACCTCACTGGGATGGTCCAAGAGATCTTGGATCCTGTAAACTGTGTGGAGAAGAGGGTTTGACCCCCCAAGGCCCTTCCCCTCTGCTGACAGCACTG contains:
- the Phyhip gene encoding phytanoyl-CoA hydroxylase-interacting protein, translated to MELLSTPHSIEINNITCDSFRISWAMEDSDLERVTHYFIDLNKKENKNSNKFKHRDVPTKLVAKAVPLPMTVRGHWFLSPRTEYSVAVQTAVKQSDGEYLVSGWSETVEFCTGDYAKEHLAQLQEKAEQIAGRMLRFSVFYRNHHKEYFQHARTHCGNVLQPYLKDNSGSHGSPTSGMLHGVFFSCNTEFNTGQPPQDSPYGRWRFQIPAQRLFNPSTNLYFADFYCMYTAYHYAILVLAPKGSLGDRFCRDRLPLLDIACNKFLTCSVEDGELIFRHAQDLILEIIYTEPVDLSLGTLGEISGHQLMSLSTADAKKDPSCKTCNISVGR